The Helianthus annuus cultivar XRQ/B chromosome 16, HanXRQr2.0-SUNRISE, whole genome shotgun sequence genome includes a window with the following:
- the LOC110915815 gene encoding defensin-like protein 19: protein MAKNSVVFYAFLLLLFVLAISEIGSVKGELCEKASKTWSGKCGNTRHCDDQCKSWEGAAHGACHVRGGKHMCFCYFNCSKAQKLAQDKLIAEELAKEKIEAEKVIAKP, encoded by the exons ATGGCCAAAAATTCAGTTGTTTTCTATGCATTTCTTCTGCTTCTCTTTGTTCTTGCTATCTCAG AAATCGGATCGGTGAAGGGAGAATTATGTGAGAAGGCAAGCAAGACATGGTCCGGAAAATGTGGCAACACAAGACACTGTGACGACCAGTGCAAGTCTTGGGAGGGTGCAGCCCATGGAGCTTGTCACGTGCGCGGTGGGAAACACATGTGCTTCTGCTACTTCAACTGTTCCAAAGCCCAGAAGTTGGCTCAGGATAAACTCATAGCAGAAGAGCTCGCCAAGGAGAAGATTGAAGCCGAAAAGGTGATAGCCAAACCTTGA